The region TCTCCGCCTCCAGCGGGGAGAAGCTGATGCCGCCGTCCTGGCAGGTGGAGATCGACGCGTTCCCCGAGTACTACGCCGGCTACCTCGGCAAGTACAAGGAGACCGTCAGCCCGATGACGACGATGGTCTGCACCGGGCCCGTCTCCTACGCCGGGCACGAGCAGCTCCGCATCGACGTGGAGAACCTGCGGTCCGCCCTCGACGGGCGCGAGACGGAGGCGTTCCTGCCTTCGACGAGCCCCAGCGGATTCGGCCGCAACGAGTACTACGGCTCCTACGCCGAGTACCTGACGGCGGTCGCCGAGGCGCTACGCGAGGAGTACCTGGCGATCGTCGACGCGGGGTTCCTGCTCCAGATCGACGACCCGTGGCTGATCGAGTACCTCTCCGAGAACCCGTCGACCACGCCGGAACAGCGGCGGCGGGACGCCGAGCAGCATGTCGAGATCCTGAACCACGCGCTGCGCGGGATCCCGGAGGAGAAGATCCGGCTGCACACCTGCTACGGCCTCAACCACGGCCCGCGGATCCACGACCTGGAGTTCCGCGAGATCGCGCCGATCATGCTGAAGATCAACGCCGGGGCGTACTCGTTCGAGGTCGCGAACCCCCGCCACCAGCACGAGTGGCGCGTCTGGGAGGACCTGGTCCTGCCCGACGGCAAGATCCTCATCCCGGGGCTGCTGGGCCACGCGAGCAACTACGTCGAGCACCCGGACCTGATCGCGGACACGCTGCGCCGCTACGTGGACCTGGTCGGCCGGGAGAACGTGATCGCGGGCGCGGACTGCGGCTTCTCCTCCCGGGCGACGTTCTCCCCCGAGGTGCACCCCACCGTCGTCCGGGAGAAGTTCCGCGCCCTCGCCGAAGGCGCCCGCCGCGCCACGGAACGCCCGTAGCCCCGACTCGCGCGGACCCAGACCCCGACTCGCGGGGGGTCGAGATCCAGGCCCGGCGAGTCGGGGTCCAGGGACGCGCGAGTCGGGGTCTAGGGACGCCCGAGTCGGGGTCTAGGGACGCCCGAGTCGCGGTATTCCCGGGCCGGTAGCGTGCAGATCATGACCGCACCGAAGACCCAGCGCCGCGGCCGGGCCATCGCGATGACCACCGACGAGCTCGACGGCTACCTCGCCGAGCAGCACGTCTGCCGCGTCGCGACCAACGGCACGAACGGGCCGCACGCGACCCCGCTCTGGTTCCACTGGGACGGCACGTCGCTCTGGCTCACCTCGCTGTCGCGGAGCCAGCGGTGGAAGGACCTCGAGAAGGACCCGCGGATCGCGGTCGTGGTGGACGACGGGGACGCCTACACCGAGCTGCGGGGCGTGGAGCTGCGCGGCCGGGTGGAGATCGTCGGCGAGGTGCCGCGCACCGGCGAGCCGAACCCGGAAGCTCGAGGCGGTCGAGCAGGCGTTCGCGGACAAGTACACCGGCGGCCATGTCGTGATCGACGGCCGCCACGCCTGGCTCCGCCTCACCCCGGAGAAGATCAGCAGCTGGGACTTCCGGAAGATCCCCACCTCCTGAGATGCACGAGCGGCACTTTCGTGCGCCAGGTCTGCACGAAAGTGCCGCTCGTGCGGATCCGAGGGTGTCAGGGGGTACCGGTCACGAGCGGCCAGAGCCCGTCCGCGCCCGCCTCGAGCACCCGCGCGCCGATCCGGTCGTTCCAGAACGAGTCCGAGCCGTCCTCGTCCCGCCAGGCCCAGAGCCGGGTGGTCGCCAGCCTGAGGTCGTGTTCGCGGGTGAAGCCGATCGCGCCGTGCACCTGGTGCGTGATCCGCGCGACGACGGCCGCCGCCTCGCTGCACCGCGCCTTGGCCGCGGCGATCGCGAACCCGGTCGCCGGCGAGTCGAAGCCGTCCGCCCCCGCCGCCCGCGCCGCCGCCTCGGACGCCGCGGCGGCGGCCGCGACCTCCGCGCCGGCCAGGGCGAGCTGCTGCTGGATGGCCTGCAGCTTCCCGATCGGGCGGCCGAACTGGACCCGCTCCCCCGCGTACTTGACGGCCATCGCCAGCGCCGCGCGCGCGGCCCCGGCCAGCAGCAGGGACCGACCGAGCGCCGCCCGGAGCGGGAACTCGACGGCCACCTGCGCGGGCGCGTCCGCGATCGAAGCGGCGGCCACCGTGACGTCGTTCAGCACGACGTCGTCACGCGGCTCCTCGGCCAGGTTCGCGCCCTCGGTGATCGCCACCGACGCGGGGTCGAGCAGCACCACCTGCTCGCCCACCAGCACGACGATCCCGGCGGCGGACCGCGCCCACGGCACCTTCGGCAGCGTTCCCGAGACGGTCGCGCCGCTCGCCGTCCGCTGCACCCGCAGGTCCGGGGCCACGACGGCGGTCAGCGGGCCGGGCGGGACCTCGATCCCGGCGGTGTGCAGCAGCCAACCGGCCAGGAGGTCCGTCTCGACGAGCGGAACGCGCGCCGCATAGGTCCCCGCGGCCGTGAGGACGGCGGCGGCGTCGGTCAGGGAGCCCTCGCTGCCCCCGGCGGCCTCGGGCAGCGTCAGCCGGGCGATCCCGGTCTGCTCGCAGGTCTTCCACAGCTCGGAGTCGAAGCCGGTGGCGGTGTTGTCCCAGGCGTCCGAGAAGACGGACTCGGCCAGGTCCTGAAGCTCACTCATCGAAGTCCCAGCCCTCGCGCCACGATCCCGCGAAGGATCTCGTTCGTCCCACCCCGGAGCGTGAAGCCCGGGGACTGCAGCACCGCGTCCGCCAGCAGCCGCGCGTACCCGTGGTCGGCCCCCGGGTCCGGCGGGATCGACAGCAGCAGCCGTGCCGCGTCGATCACCTCGTTCTCGAACCTCGTCCCCAGGTCCTTGACCACCGCCGCGGCGAGCTCCGGTGCGGCGCCGGACTCCAGCGCCCCCGCGATCGCCAGCGACATCCGCCGCAGGGTCCAGAGCCGGGAGACCAGCCCGCCCAGGTCCCGGCGCCGCCCGGCGTCGAGCTCCGTCCGCCCGATCTCCCCGACGAGCGCCGCGAGCAGCGGGTACGTGGACAGGAACCGCTCCGGGCCGGACCGCTCGAACGCCAGCTCCGACGTCACCTGGTGCCAGCCCTGGCCGACCTCGCCGAGGACCATCGAGTCCGGGATGAAGACCTTGTCGAAGACCACCTCGTTGAAGTGGTGCGCGCCGGTGAGCAGCGGGATCGGCCGGATCTCCACGCCGGGCGAGTTCAGCTCGACGATCAGCTGGGACAGCCCGGCGTGCCGGTTCGTGTCGTCCTTCGGCGCGGTCCGGACCAGCGCGAAGAACGCGTGCGCGTGGTGCGCCCCGGACGTCCAGACCTTGCGGCCGGTGAGCTCCCAGCCGCCGTCGACCTTGTCCGCCTTCGACCGCACGGACGCGAGGTCCGAGCCCGAGTCCGGCTCGGACATGCCGATGCCGAAGTACACCTCGCCGGCCGCGATGCCCGGCAGGAACTTCTGCCGCTGCTCCTCGGTGCCGAAGCGCATGAGCGACGGCCCGATCTGCCGGTCCGCCACCCAGTGCGCCGCGACGGGCGCGCCCGCGGCCAGCAACTCCTCGGTGACGACGTACCGGTCGAGTGCACCCCGCCCGTGGCCGCCGTACTCGGTCGGGATGGTCATGCCCAGCCAGCCGCGGCGGGCCAGCTCCTTGGAGAAGCGCTCGTCCCAGCCGGTGAGCCAGACGTCCGCGCGCGGATGCCAGGCCCCGGCCGCGCGTTCCTCGGCGAGGAAGGCGCGGACGTCGGCCCGCAGCGCCGCGACGCGCTCCGGCAGATCCACGGGTGGGGGTACCAGGCTCGGCAACCTCGTCATCGTCGTCACGGTCACCCTGCATTCCTAGCCGACGACCCGCGACGCTGCATCATCCCCGTGTCCGATGGCACCATCCCAGTCATGACGAACCCCGATCTCGAGCGCAAGGTCCTCGACTCCGTCCCCACCGGGCTGCTGATCGGCGGCGAGTGGAGGCCGGCGGCGTCGGGAGCCACGACGAAGGTGGAGGACCCTGCCACCGGCGAGGTCCTCGCCGAGGTGGCCGATGCCGGCCCGGAGGACGGCATGGCCGCGCTGGCCGCGGCGCATGACGCGCAGGCCGGGTTCGCCGCGATGGCCCCGCGGGAGCGTGGGGAGATCCTGCGCCGCGCCTACGACGCGATGATGGCGAACGTCGACGACCTCGCGCTGATCATGACCCTGGAGATGGGCAAGCCGCTCGCGGAGTCGAAGGGCGAGGTCGCCTACGCCGCCGAGTTCTTCCGCTGGTTCTCCGAGGAGGCCGTGCGCATCGACGGCGGCTACGCGACGGCGCCGAACGGGCAGAGCCGGTTCCTGGTGATGAAGCAGCCGGTGGGACCGTGCGTGTTCATCACGCCCTGGAACTTCCCGCTGGCCATGGGCACCCGCAAGATCGGCCCGGCCATCGCCGCCGGCTGCACGGTGGTCATCAAGCCTGCGCACCAGACGCCGCTGTCCATGCTCGCGCTGGGCCAGATCCTGCTCGACGCCGGCCTGCCCGCCGGCGTGCTCAACATCATCAACGCGACGGACGCCGGCGGCGTCATGGAGCCGATCATCCGCGACGGCCGGGCGCGCAAGCTCTCGTTCACCGGCTCCACCGGGGTCGGCAAGACGCTCCTGCGGCAGGCCTCGGAGAAGGTACTGCGGACGTCGATGGAGCTGGGCGGGAACGCGTCCTTCATCGTGTTCGACGACGCGGACCTGGAGAAGGCCGTGGCCGGCGCGATGGTCGCCAAGATGCGGAACATGGGCGAGGCCTGCACCGCGGCCAACCGGTTCTACGTGCACCGCTCGATCTCCGACGCGTTCGCGGAGAAGCTCGCCGAGAAGATGGGCGCGCTGGTCGTCGGCCGCGGCACCGAGGACGGGGTGCAGGTCGGGCCGCTCGTCGACGCGAAGGGCCGGGACAAGGTCGTCGACCTCGTCGGGGACGCGCTGGCGCACGGCGCGACGGTGAAGGTCGGCGGCGCGCCCGTCGACGGGCCGGGGTACTTCTACACCCCGACGGTGCTGACGGACGTGCCGAAGGAGTCCCGCCTCAACCACGAGGAGATCTTCGGGCCGGTCGCGCCGATCAGCGTGTTCGACACCGAGGCCGAGGCCCTCGCCGCGGCCAACGCCACCGAGTTCGGCCTGGTCAACTACGTGTTCACGGAGAGCCTGGACCGGGCGCTGCGGGTCGCGGAGAAGCTCGAGAGCGGGATGATCGGTCTCAACACCGGGCTGGTCTCCAACCCGGCCGCCCCGTTCGGCGGGGTCAAGGAGTCCGGGCTGGGGCGCGAGGGCGGCTCCGTCGGGATCGACGAGTTCCTCGAGACCAAGTACGTCGCGATCGGCATCGCGATCTGACGTCCCGAGGAGACGGCCGCGCCGGCCCCGGACTCCTCCGGGACGGCGCGGCCGTGTTCAGGCGGTCAGTTGGCGGGCGGCACGGGAGCCGCCGGGGCGGCGCCGTTGTCCGTGACCACGGTCGTGTCCGCCGGCACCTTCCCCCCGTTGAGCAGCATGCTGACCAGCGTCGCGCCGCCGTTGAACACGGCCAGCACGATCAGCACGGCCAGCATCCCGGCGACCGACGCCGTCAGCGCCTTCTGCCGGCCGGTCCCCCGGCCCTCCGCACGCCCGGTCGAGGTCTCGACGACCCACGCCCGGGCACCCATGAGCAGGAGCAGCGCGAAGAACGCCATCCAGGTCCACGCCGCCCCGGTCACCGTGCCTCCTCGATCACTGGGGACCCGCCACGTTCTTGCGCAGCACGGCGTCGAACCCGTTCTGGTAGGTCAGCGTGTACTTGCCCGACGCGACGGCCTGCTGGATGACGTCGAGGGTCCAGCCGGGCTGCCTGCCGTTGAGCACGACGCCCTCCAGCTCCATCGACTTGTAGACCAGGATGACGTCCGGGTACTCCAGGTTGATGCAGGGGATCGGATCGGCCGCGAGCGCGGGACACTTCTTCCCGTCGATGTTGCCGCCGCGGTCGTACTTCCCGATCCCGGTGATCCCGTACGGCCCCACGCTGGAGATCGGCATGATCTTGCTGCCCGGCGGGGTGGTCGCGTAGACGTCGCGGGTGATCGCGATGTCCTCGGCGGTGACGTTCATGTAGGCGTCGTTGCCGCCCCGGATGACGATGACGGAGCAGAACGTCAGCAGCATGCCGACCGCCAGGATCTTCTCCCGGCCGCGGTTCTTGCGGGCGAAGCTGCGCAGGGCGTCCGCGCCGAGGATCGTGAGGATCGGCAGGCCGTACAGCACGATGCGCAGGAACAGCTCCCCGCCGTAGCTCTGCACCGCGGCGAAGGCCATCGGCACGGCGGCCAGGGCGATCGGCACGAGGTCCCGGCGTCGCTTCCAGTAGACCCACGCCCCGACGATCGCGAGCAGCCACGTCAGGCCGGGCACCAGGATCCGCATCAGCTTGACCGCGATCTGCCCGGTGTCCCCCGCGAGCCGGTCCGCGACGCCGGCCTGCAGCGCCCCGTCGTCCTCCCCGCTCCCGGTGATCAGGCTGAGCTGGGTCATCCAGAAGTCCCGGCCTGCGATCAGCACGTAGACCGCGACGGCCAGGATCGCGACGAGCACGAGGCCGCGGCCGCGGAACCGGCCCACTACCGCGAGCACGGCGAGCTGCCCGATGATCGCGAACGGGGTGAGCTGGTGGGCCGGCGCGATGGCCAGCAGGCACAGCGACGCGCAGAAGTAGATCAACAGCAGCTGCCGCGGGGGCAGCGTCGGCCGGTTCGGCGGGGTCATCGCCGCGACCGTCCAGCGTCGCCAGAGCGGGAGCTTCGCGGTCGTCCCGCTCGGCCAGTGGGCGGCGCCGAGCGGATCCGTCCGGCGGGTGGCCAGCGGGCCGAGCGCGAAGGTCAGCACCGTCAGCAGCAGCACGATGCCGGTCGCCTGCGGCGAGAAGTAGTCCTGCTCGATCCAGTTCAGGCCGACGAACAGCCATGCCGCCACCCACGGCGCGCGGTGCCCGCCGAGCATGGACTTCGCGAGGGCGTAGACGCCGATCGCCCACACCGCGACGACGGCCGGCGGGAACCAGCGGAGCACCTCGTCGAGCTGCCCGACCCCCGCGGCCTGCCGGAAGAACGCCCACTGGGCGAAGAAGGCGGGCCAGTAGAACCGCGCGTCGACACCCTGCGGCGGGACGCCGTTGCCCGACGCGATGGCGTCGACGAAGCCGGACAGCAACCAGGCCGTGGTGAACCGCGCCTCCGGCATGACCACCGAGGGCATGCCGGTG is a window of Pseudonocardia sp. T1-2H DNA encoding:
- a CDS encoding cobalamin-independent methionine synthase II family protein encodes the protein MRRSTERILTTHVGSLARPHDLLEIMREKEHGRPYDADAYAKRVTTAVADVVRGQLDDGLDVVTDGEMSKVSFLTYVKDRLAGFSASSGEKLMPPSWQVEIDAFPEYYAGYLGKYKETVSPMTTMVCTGPVSYAGHEQLRIDVENLRSALDGRETEAFLPSTSPSGFGRNEYYGSYAEYLTAVAEALREEYLAIVDAGFLLQIDDPWLIEYLSENPSTTPEQRRRDAEQHVEILNHALRGIPEEKIRLHTCYGLNHGPRIHDLEFREIAPIMLKINAGAYSFEVANPRHQHEWRVWEDLVLPDGKILIPGLLGHASNYVEHPDLIADTLRRYVDLVGRENVIAGADCGFSSRATFSPEVHPTVVREKFRALAEGARRATERP
- a CDS encoding acyl-CoA dehydrogenase family protein, with product MSELQDLAESVFSDAWDNTATGFDSELWKTCEQTGIARLTLPEAAGGSEGSLTDAAAVLTAAGTYAARVPLVETDLLAGWLLHTAGIEVPPGPLTAVVAPDLRVQRTASGATVSGTLPKVPWARSAAGIVVLVGEQVVLLDPASVAITEGANLAEEPRDDVVLNDVTVAAASIADAPAQVAVEFPLRAALGRSLLLAGAARAALAMAVKYAGERVQFGRPIGKLQAIQQQLALAGAEVAAAAAASEAAARAAGADGFDSPATGFAIAAAKARCSEAAAVVARITHQVHGAIGFTREHDLRLATTRLWAWRDEDGSDSFWNDRIGARVLEAGADGLWPLVTGTP
- a CDS encoding acyl-CoA dehydrogenase family protein — protein: MTRLPSLVPPPVDLPERVAALRADVRAFLAEERAAGAWHPRADVWLTGWDERFSKELARRGWLGMTIPTEYGGHGRGALDRYVVTEELLAAGAPVAAHWVADRQIGPSLMRFGTEEQRQKFLPGIAAGEVYFGIGMSEPDSGSDLASVRSKADKVDGGWELTGRKVWTSGAHHAHAFFALVRTAPKDDTNRHAGLSQLIVELNSPGVEIRPIPLLTGAHHFNEVVFDKVFIPDSMVLGEVGQGWHQVTSELAFERSGPERFLSTYPLLAALVGEIGRTELDAGRRRDLGGLVSRLWTLRRMSLAIAGALESGAAPELAAAVVKDLGTRFENEVIDAARLLLSIPPDPGADHGYARLLADAVLQSPGFTLRGGTNEILRGIVARGLGLR
- a CDS encoding NAD-dependent succinate-semialdehyde dehydrogenase, which gives rise to MTNPDLERKVLDSVPTGLLIGGEWRPAASGATTKVEDPATGEVLAEVADAGPEDGMAALAAAHDAQAGFAAMAPRERGEILRRAYDAMMANVDDLALIMTLEMGKPLAESKGEVAYAAEFFRWFSEEAVRIDGGYATAPNGQSRFLVMKQPVGPCVFITPWNFPLAMGTRKIGPAIAAGCTVVIKPAHQTPLSMLALGQILLDAGLPAGVLNIINATDAGGVMEPIIRDGRARKLSFTGSTGVGKTLLRQASEKVLRTSMELGGNASFIVFDDADLEKAVAGAMVAKMRNMGEACTAANRFYVHRSISDAFAEKLAEKMGALVVGRGTEDGVQVGPLVDAKGRDKVVDLVGDALAHGATVKVGGAPVDGPGYFYTPTVLTDVPKESRLNHEEIFGPVAPISVFDTEAEALAAANATEFGLVNYVFTESLDRALRVAEKLESGMIGLNTGLVSNPAAPFGGVKESGLGREGGSVGIDEFLETKYVAIGIAI